A single Micromonospora luteifusca DNA region contains:
- a CDS encoding ABC transporter permease, with amino-acid sequence MTSTLRPPPPAPPRSPAESASPAPRSPRRRRSWRQALRRDWQLYSLAILPLLFFLVFRYLPMIGNVIAFRRFKPGGNIFGEYWVGLRYFRMFFTDPTFWEVFTNTLVLGTLTLLFCFPLPIVLALLLNEVRARRFKRFVQSVSYLPHFLSIVIVAAMVMQLTSIEGAANQVVRLFGGDAVAFLQQPGWFRTIYVSSEVWQTVGWGTILYLAALTTIDQDLYEAARIDGAGRLRQTWHVTLPGIRPTMVTLLILNIGSFMAVGFEKILLIYNPLTYPTADVISTYLFRMGFQSSNFSYAAAVGLFEAVIGLVLVLTANLISRRTVGTSLW; translated from the coding sequence ATGACATCGACGTTACGGCCACCGCCGCCGGCGCCGCCCCGTTCTCCGGCGGAGTCTGCCAGCCCCGCCCCGCGGTCGCCGCGACGCCGCCGCAGTTGGCGGCAGGCGCTGCGCCGGGACTGGCAGCTCTACTCGCTCGCCATCCTGCCGCTGCTGTTCTTCCTGGTCTTCCGGTACCTGCCGATGATCGGCAACGTCATCGCGTTCCGCCGGTTCAAGCCGGGCGGCAATATCTTCGGTGAGTACTGGGTCGGCCTGCGCTACTTCCGGATGTTCTTCACCGACCCGACGTTCTGGGAGGTCTTCACCAACACACTGGTGCTCGGGACGCTGACCCTGCTGTTCTGCTTCCCGTTGCCGATCGTGCTGGCGCTGCTGCTCAACGAGGTCCGTGCCCGGCGGTTCAAGCGGTTCGTGCAGTCGGTGTCCTACCTGCCGCACTTCCTGTCGATCGTGATCGTGGCGGCGATGGTCATGCAGCTGACCTCGATCGAGGGTGCCGCCAACCAGGTCGTCCGGTTGTTCGGTGGCGACGCGGTGGCGTTCCTGCAACAACCGGGTTGGTTCCGCACGATCTACGTCTCGTCCGAGGTCTGGCAGACCGTGGGCTGGGGCACGATCCTCTACCTCGCCGCCCTCACCACGATCGACCAGGACCTGTACGAGGCGGCCCGGATCGACGGCGCCGGCCGGTTGCGGCAGACCTGGCACGTGACGTTGCCCGGTATCCGGCCGACGATGGTGACGCTGCTGATCCTCAACATCGGCAGCTTCATGGCGGTCGGGTTCGAGAAGATCCTTCTGATCTACAACCCGCTGACGTACCCGACCGCGGACGTGATCTCCACCTACCTGTTCCGGATGGGCTTCCAGTCCAGCAACTTCAGCTACGCCGCCGCCGTCGGCCTCTTCGAGGCGGTGATCGGGTTGGTCCTGGTTCTGACGGCGAACCTCATCTCCCGACGCACAGTGGGGACGAGCCTGTGGTGA
- a CDS encoding LacI family DNA-binding transcriptional regulator: MTEHRPLDPPASTTIATIANDVGVSVATVSKVLNGRGDVAPGTRARVEASLDRHRYQRRTRRPPTSGGRIDLVFHEFDTGWAMEILRGVEAVTTAAGVGLSVAQLDGAHRPPARWLDALLADRPLGVVFVLSHLAEAQQQHLRRQGIPFVVVDTDSATSASVPTVGSNNWNGGLLAARHLLELGHRRIAIISGPLDMLCSRARAAGFQSAHDEAGITVDRELIRYGSFSAGAGHAHGLELLRRAARPTAIFAGSDIQAMGVLRAARQCGLRVPEDLSVIGYDNLPVSAWTDPALTTINQPLRDMAGIATQMLLDLTRGNEPATSRIDLVTELVVRESTAPPANPH, encoded by the coding sequence ATGACAGAGCACCGCCCGCTCGACCCACCCGCCTCCACCACTATCGCGACCATCGCCAACGACGTCGGGGTCTCAGTCGCGACGGTGTCCAAGGTCCTCAACGGACGTGGCGATGTCGCCCCCGGCACCCGAGCACGCGTGGAAGCGAGCCTCGACCGCCACCGGTACCAGCGCCGCACCCGGCGACCCCCGACCAGCGGAGGCCGGATCGACCTCGTGTTTCACGAGTTCGACACCGGGTGGGCGATGGAGATCCTGCGCGGTGTCGAGGCGGTGACCACCGCAGCCGGCGTCGGGTTGTCGGTCGCTCAACTCGACGGCGCACACCGCCCGCCAGCACGTTGGCTGGACGCGTTACTCGCCGATCGCCCGCTGGGCGTGGTGTTCGTCCTCTCCCACCTGGCCGAGGCCCAACAACAGCACCTGCGACGCCAGGGCATCCCGTTCGTCGTCGTCGACACCGACAGCGCGACCTCGGCCTCCGTGCCCACCGTCGGTTCCAACAACTGGAACGGCGGCCTGCTCGCCGCCCGGCACCTCCTGGAGCTGGGGCACCGGCGGATCGCCATCATCTCCGGGCCACTCGACATGCTCTGCAGTCGCGCCCGGGCCGCCGGCTTCCAGTCGGCCCACGACGAAGCCGGGATCACGGTCGACCGCGAGCTGATCCGCTACGGCAGCTTTTCCGCAGGTGCCGGGCACGCCCACGGGTTGGAACTGCTCCGCCGGGCAGCCCGCCCCACGGCGATCTTCGCCGGCTCCGACATCCAGGCCATGGGAGTGCTCCGGGCCGCTCGCCAGTGCGGCCTACGAGTGCCCGAGGACCTTTCGGTGATCGGGTACGACAACCTGCCGGTATCCGCCTGGACCGACCCGGCCCTCACCACGATCAACCAGCCGTTGCGCGACATGGCTGGCATCGCCACCCAGATGCTGCTCGACCTGACCAGGGGCAACGAGCCAGCGACCAGCCGGATCGACCTGGTGACGGAGCTGGTCGTCCGGGAGAGCACCGCACCCCCCGCCAACCCGCACTGA
- a CDS encoding beta-glucosidase family protein gives MRSQSPAGSGAVPWHDPQLSPTDRAEALLPLMSLEEKIAQLVGVWVGAEASGEGVAPHQSDMINEPLQWSSVIRHGLGQLTRPFGTAPVDPVVGARSLAASQAQIVASSRFGIPAQVHEECLTGFAAWRATVYPTPLSWGASFDPELVEAMADRIGRSMRAAGVHQGLAPVLDVTRDYRWGRTEETIGEDPYLVGTTGAAYVRGLEGAGVVATLKHFAGYSASRGGRNLAPVPMGRRELTDVILPPFEMALRLGGARSVMNSYAEIDGLPVAADEELLTGLLRDEWGFTGTVVADYFAVRFLQTLHGVAERSADAARLALRAGIDVELPTVDTFGTPLVEAVRSGDVDEALIDRALRRVLIQKIEIGLLDEGWQELPDDVASLRLDDETSQDVAVRLARESVVLLRNTGVLPLPSGGRVALVGPSADDPMAMLGCYSFPNHVGIHHSEFGLGLDIPSLRDELARRVPLLSYEPGCAITGEDTSGIPAAVAAAAAADVCVLAVGDRAGMFGRGTSGEGCDAADLRLPGVQAELVHAVLATGTPVVLVLMAGRPYALGPEFDAAAAVVQAFFLGQLGGQALAEVLTGAVNPSGRLPVSVPRDAGGMPSTYLSPPLGHRNKVSSIDPTPAYPFGHGLSYTTFEWSDAMVVEPADEAQGDPAAWPVDGEVRVRITVANNGDRAGTEVVQLYLHDPVAQTTRPVVRLVGYTRLPLEPGEVAHVTFGVPADLASFSGSTGRRVVEPGAVELRFGRSSGDAVATLPLWLTGVERQVGHQRELLTSVRVEPLVAVPHPA, from the coding sequence ATGAGAAGTCAGTCGCCGGCGGGTAGCGGCGCCGTACCGTGGCACGATCCGCAGCTGTCGCCGACCGACCGGGCCGAGGCACTCCTGCCGTTGATGTCGCTGGAGGAGAAGATCGCCCAGCTCGTTGGGGTCTGGGTCGGCGCCGAGGCATCCGGCGAGGGCGTCGCCCCCCACCAGTCCGACATGATCAACGAGCCGCTTCAGTGGAGCAGCGTCATCCGGCACGGGTTGGGTCAGCTCACCCGCCCGTTCGGGACCGCGCCGGTCGACCCGGTGGTCGGTGCCCGGTCGCTCGCCGCCTCCCAGGCGCAGATCGTCGCCAGCAGCCGGTTCGGCATTCCGGCCCAGGTGCACGAGGAGTGCCTCACCGGGTTCGCGGCCTGGCGGGCCACCGTCTACCCGACCCCGCTCAGCTGGGGCGCGTCCTTCGACCCGGAACTGGTCGAGGCGATGGCCGACCGGATCGGGCGCTCGATGCGCGCTGCGGGCGTACACCAGGGGCTCGCACCGGTCCTCGACGTCACCCGCGACTACCGCTGGGGTCGCACCGAGGAGACGATCGGCGAGGACCCGTACCTGGTGGGGACGACCGGTGCCGCGTACGTGCGGGGTCTGGAGGGCGCCGGCGTCGTCGCAACCCTCAAGCACTTCGCCGGCTACTCCGCCTCCCGGGGCGGGCGCAACCTCGCCCCGGTGCCGATGGGCCGTCGGGAGTTGACCGATGTGATCCTGCCGCCGTTCGAGATGGCCCTTCGGCTCGGCGGCGCGCGCTCGGTGATGAACTCCTACGCCGAGATCGACGGCCTGCCGGTCGCCGCCGACGAGGAGCTGCTGACCGGCCTCCTGCGCGACGAGTGGGGCTTCACCGGCACGGTGGTCGCGGACTACTTCGCCGTACGTTTCCTGCAGACCCTGCACGGGGTGGCCGAACGTTCCGCCGACGCCGCCCGGCTCGCCCTGCGGGCTGGGATCGACGTCGAACTACCCACGGTGGACACCTTCGGCACCCCGCTGGTGGAGGCGGTACGCAGCGGCGACGTCGACGAGGCGCTGATCGACCGGGCGCTGCGTCGGGTGCTGATCCAGAAGATCGAGATCGGTCTGCTCGACGAGGGCTGGCAGGAACTGCCCGACGACGTGGCGTCCCTGCGACTCGACGACGAGACCAGCCAGGACGTGGCCGTACGCCTGGCCCGGGAGTCCGTCGTCCTGCTGCGCAACACCGGGGTCCTCCCGCTGCCCAGCGGCGGCCGGGTCGCCCTGGTCGGCCCGTCCGCCGACGACCCGATGGCCATGCTCGGCTGTTACTCCTTCCCCAACCACGTCGGCATCCACCACAGCGAGTTCGGGCTCGGCCTGGACATCCCCTCGCTGCGCGACGAGCTGGCCCGACGCGTCCCGCTGCTCAGCTACGAGCCGGGCTGCGCCATCACCGGCGAGGACACCTCCGGCATCCCGGCCGCGGTCGCCGCGGCTGCCGCCGCCGACGTGTGTGTGCTCGCCGTCGGCGATCGGGCGGGAATGTTCGGCCGAGGCACCTCCGGCGAGGGCTGCGACGCCGCCGACCTGCGGTTGCCCGGCGTACAGGCCGAGCTTGTCCACGCCGTCCTCGCAACCGGCACCCCGGTCGTCCTGGTGTTGATGGCAGGTCGCCCCTACGCGCTCGGCCCGGAGTTCGACGCCGCGGCAGCCGTGGTCCAGGCGTTCTTCCTCGGCCAACTCGGTGGGCAGGCGCTCGCCGAGGTGCTCACCGGCGCGGTGAACCCGTCTGGGCGCCTGCCGGTGAGCGTGCCCCGCGACGCCGGCGGAATGCCGAGCACCTACCTGTCGCCGCCACTCGGCCACCGCAACAAGGTGTCCTCGATCGACCCCACCCCGGCGTACCCGTTCGGTCACGGGCTGAGCTACACCACCTTCGAGTGGTCCGACGCCATGGTCGTCGAGCCGGCGGACGAGGCGCAGGGTGACCCGGCCGCCTGGCCGGTCGACGGCGAGGTGCGGGTGCGGATCACCGTCGCCAACAACGGTGACCGGGCCGGCACCGAGGTGGTGCAGCTCTACCTGCACGACCCGGTCGCGCAGACCACCCGCCCGGTGGTCCGGCTGGTCGGCTACACCCGACTGCCGCTGGAGCCGGGCGAGGTGGCGCACGTGACGTTCGGCGTGCCGGCCGACCTGGCGTCGTTCAGCGGCTCGACCGGCCGGCGGGTCGTCGAGCCCGGCGCGGTCGAGCTGCGGTTCGGCCGGTCGAGCGGCGACGCGGTGGCGACCCTGCCGCTGTGGCTGACGGGCGTCGAGCGCCAGGTCGGCCACCAGCGGGAACTGCTCACGTCGGTGCGGGTCGAGCCCCTCGTGGCCGTCCCGCATCCTGCCTAG
- a CDS encoding acetylxylan esterase, translating into MPHSPLSLDDLQQYSPTIDEPDDFDQFWRDTLAEATARPVLVDVRPEPTDLRLLDSWDVTFAGFGGDPVRAWYTRPAGVADPLPAVVEYAGYGRGRGLPHERLTWPVAGYAHLLMDNRGQAGQHGAGDTADPHGAPGGPWPVTWGILDPRDYHYRRLITDAVRAVEAVRALPGVDGDRVTVVGNSQGGGVALAVAGLVDDLSAVLTTAPFLCDMRRAVQVSDPAPYGEIARYLAVHRDAEEAVWRTLSYVDGVSFARRATAPAHFGIGLRDSVCPPRTGFAAYNQYGTAARLSVPPAREMHVYPFNGHEGGEAVHVRRQLRWLDSVLHPAYASAN; encoded by the coding sequence GTGCCGCACTCCCCCCTCTCCCTTGATGATCTTCAGCAGTACTCGCCGACCATCGACGAGCCGGACGACTTCGACCAGTTCTGGCGCGACACCCTCGCCGAGGCGACCGCCAGGCCGGTCCTCGTCGACGTCCGTCCGGAGCCCACCGACCTGCGGCTGCTCGACTCCTGGGACGTCACCTTCGCGGGCTTCGGTGGCGACCCCGTGCGGGCCTGGTACACCCGCCCGGCTGGCGTTGCGGACCCACTGCCCGCGGTGGTCGAGTACGCCGGCTACGGCCGTGGTCGCGGCCTGCCACACGAGCGGCTGACCTGGCCGGTCGCCGGGTACGCCCACCTGCTCATGGACAACCGGGGCCAGGCGGGGCAGCACGGCGCCGGTGACACCGCCGACCCGCACGGCGCGCCCGGCGGGCCCTGGCCGGTCACCTGGGGAATCCTCGACCCCCGCGACTACCACTACCGCCGCCTGATCACCGACGCGGTCAGGGCGGTCGAGGCTGTCCGCGCCCTGCCGGGAGTCGACGGTGACCGGGTCACCGTGGTCGGTAACAGCCAGGGCGGCGGCGTCGCTCTGGCGGTGGCCGGCCTCGTCGACGACCTCAGCGCGGTGCTGACCACCGCCCCGTTCCTGTGCGACATGCGCCGGGCGGTCCAGGTCAGCGATCCCGCGCCGTACGGCGAGATCGCCCGCTATTTGGCCGTGCACCGGGACGCCGAGGAGGCGGTGTGGCGCACGCTGTCCTACGTGGACGGGGTGAGTTTCGCGCGTCGCGCGACGGCACCGGCCCATTTCGGGATCGGGCTGCGCGACAGTGTCTGCCCGCCCCGAACCGGGTTCGCCGCCTACAACCAGTACGGCACGGCGGCCCGGCTGTCGGTTCCGCCCGCGCGCGAGATGCACGTCTACCCGTTCAACGGTCACGAGGGCGGCGAGGCCGTGCACGTCCGGCGTCAGCTGCGCTGGCTCGACTCGGTGCTCCACCCGGCGTACGCGTCCGCGAACTGA